The Pirellulales bacterium genome has a segment encoding these proteins:
- a CDS encoding GGDEF domain-containing protein, protein MDAFPWLVALSGLILIIDLAAGMAIGWWLHETSNVRQQAVNARQALDALRDLHDLTCDVAGRVSQHVHHVGAISQELIALRANCAGTKDHAVVDAVSRIVQVNDELTQQLTEAKLELNRQSELIETQAAAAMTDLATGFPNRRGFDDELRRRLAQWQQQDTPISVLMVDLDNLQQLEQEHGKEAADDVLRGVATVLSETMRAMDLIGRYDDGQFAVALPGAELSEAQSAAERLRTAVAEREFHIGDTPVHVTVSQGVAQAQPGDNMGSLLERTSAALAASQEAGGNCAFLHDGGKCQAVARTAAGSESPEAVQEDLMALARQLQTMPADAHTDPLTGLLNRRSFFEGLRHRIVEHNLGNVPLSLAVIDLDNMTNFNRIRGNLMGDVVLRTVTQIVRTATRANIDMAARYHEDKLAIVLVNTRLDDALLAADRIRRAVASCKLKSESTQITVTVSVGVAELERGSDAVALLKKCEDAVRAAKAAGRNRTFYHDGVRAQPARSFALAGARQ, encoded by the coding sequence GTGGACGCCTTTCCGTGGCTCGTGGCACTCAGCGGCCTGATCCTGATCATCGATCTGGCGGCGGGCATGGCCATTGGCTGGTGGCTGCACGAGACCAGCAACGTGCGGCAGCAGGCGGTCAATGCGCGCCAGGCCCTGGATGCCCTGCGCGACTTGCACGACCTGACTTGCGACGTGGCGGGGCGGGTCAGCCAGCACGTACACCATGTCGGCGCCATTAGCCAGGAATTAATCGCTCTGCGCGCCAATTGTGCCGGCACAAAAGATCACGCCGTCGTGGATGCCGTCAGCCGCATTGTCCAGGTCAACGACGAGCTGACGCAACAGTTGACCGAAGCCAAGCTGGAGCTGAACCGTCAGTCGGAGCTGATCGAGACACAGGCCGCCGCGGCCATGACCGACTTGGCGACGGGCTTCCCCAACCGCCGCGGCTTCGACGACGAGCTGCGGCGGCGGTTGGCCCAATGGCAACAGCAAGACACGCCCATCTCCGTGCTGATGGTCGACCTGGACAATCTTCAGCAGCTCGAACAGGAACACGGCAAGGAAGCGGCCGACGATGTCTTGCGCGGCGTGGCCACCGTGCTCTCCGAGACGATGCGGGCCATGGACCTGATCGGACGCTACGACGACGGTCAGTTCGCGGTCGCCTTGCCCGGCGCCGAGTTGTCTGAAGCTCAGTCGGCGGCCGAACGGCTGCGCACCGCCGTGGCGGAGCGCGAATTCCACATCGGCGACACTCCGGTCCACGTCACGGTCAGCCAAGGCGTGGCCCAGGCCCAGCCGGGCGACAACATGGGTTCGTTGCTGGAACGCACCAGCGCGGCCCTGGCCGCTTCGCAAGAAGCGGGCGGCAACTGCGCGTTTCTGCACGACGGGGGCAAGTGCCAGGCCGTCGCCCGCACCGCCGCCGGAAGCGAATCGCCGGAAGCGGTGCAGGAAGATTTGATGGCGCTGGCCAGGCAACTGCAAACCATGCCGGCCGACGCCCATACCGATCCCCTCACGGGCCTGCTCAATCGGCGGAGCTTCTTCGAGGGACTGCGGCACCGCATCGTCGAGCACAACCTGGGCAACGTGCCGCTCTCGCTGGCCGTGATCGACCTGGACAATATGACCAACTTCAACCGTATCCGCGGCAACCTGATGGGCGATGTCGTGCTGCGGACGGTGACGCAGATCGTCCGCACCGCGACGCGGGCGAACATCGACATGGCGGCCCGCTATCACGAAGACAAACTGGCGATCGTGCTGGTCAACACGCGGCTCGACGACGCGCTGCTGGCCGCCGACCGCATCCGTCGGGCGGTGGCCTCCTGCAAACTGAAATCGGAATCGACGCAGATCACCGTCACGGTCAGCGTGGGCGTGGCCGAACTGGAACGCGGGAGCGACGCGGTGGCGCTCTTGAAGAAGTGCGAAGACGCGGTCCGGGCCGCCAAGGCCGCCGGCCGCAACCGCACGTTCTATCACGACGGCGTCCGGGCACAACCGGCGCGCAGCTTTGCGCTGGCCGGCGCACGGCAGTGA
- a CDS encoding cytochrome c: MSQQPGRTLPVVLFCVAAAAMSLPSMSVAAKARPQRKPRTFKTAPPPKFTPEVTATFFDDARQKLGPGQPGGAIAAATPKAGGASDEGDAVAATGDAAWSKLIAGSTIEDEVKAQVGSLAEVTKTPSVFKGGGNHVARVHFTELAMLFGVVAQFDGDVRGSWKKDALGLREIFRRAGGNCKVGTDNSYKEAHQRSDDLAQLISGGKIELPKPDPDAKWSDVANRAPLMTRMGKEGYDPKIKAWTSDKGEFSKNRNALLEEAQIVAVIAHLIQDPSYEYADDEDYLKYAKGLETQALEIVEAVKGDDLQRAQKAAGQLNKACSTCHEGYRSGG, encoded by the coding sequence ATGAGCCAGCAGCCTGGTCGCACTTTGCCCGTCGTCCTCTTCTGCGTGGCAGCCGCGGCCATGAGCCTTCCCTCGATGAGCGTTGCCGCTAAAGCCCGACCGCAAAGAAAGCCGCGGACGTTCAAGACCGCGCCGCCGCCCAAGTTCACTCCCGAGGTGACGGCCACTTTTTTTGACGACGCGCGGCAGAAGCTGGGCCCCGGCCAGCCGGGCGGGGCGATCGCCGCCGCCACGCCCAAGGCCGGCGGCGCAAGCGATGAGGGCGACGCCGTCGCGGCGACGGGCGATGCGGCCTGGTCGAAGCTGATCGCGGGCTCGACCATCGAAGACGAAGTCAAGGCGCAGGTGGGCTCCTTGGCGGAAGTCACCAAGACGCCCAGCGTGTTCAAAGGCGGCGGCAATCATGTTGCCCGCGTCCATTTTACCGAATTGGCGATGCTGTTCGGCGTCGTCGCCCAGTTCGACGGCGACGTGCGGGGATCTTGGAAGAAGGACGCGCTCGGTTTGCGTGAGATCTTCCGTCGCGCCGGCGGCAACTGCAAGGTGGGCACCGACAACTCCTACAAAGAGGCCCATCAGCGCAGCGACGACCTGGCCCAGCTTATCAGCGGCGGCAAGATCGAGCTGCCCAAGCCCGATCCCGACGCCAAGTGGTCCGATGTGGCCAACCGCGCTCCCTTGATGACGCGGATGGGCAAAGAAGGTTACGATCCCAAGATCAAAGCCTGGACCTCCGACAAAGGCGAGTTCTCGAAGAACCGCAACGCGCTGTTGGAGGAGGCCCAGATCGTGGCCGTGATCGCCCATTTGATTCAGGATCCGAGCTACGAGTACGCCGACGACGAAGACTATCTGAAATACGCCAAAGGCCTCGAGACGCAGGCCCTGGAGATTGTGGAAGCCGTCAAGGGCGACGATCTGCAACGTGCCCAGAAGGCCGCCGGGCAGCTCAACAAGGCCTGCAGCACTTGCCACGAAGGGTATCGCAGCGGCGGGTGA